The Lentisphaerota bacterium genome includes a region encoding these proteins:
- a CDS encoding sulfatase: MKAILLMFDSLNRHMLPPYGCDWVHAPNFKRLAERTATFDTSFVGSMPCMPARRELHTGRYNFLHRSWGPIEPFDDSMPEILKQNGIWSHLASDHYHYWEEGGCNYHTRYKTWDISRGQEGDPWKADLNQTIFNHNPHKGGEWCFQDSINRHYMAEEEQFPLAKTVAMGVEFMRRNARHDPWFLQIETFDPHEPYFVPERFKKLYDYDFTQFQNDWPDYSPARDERLSKHYQMVNAALISMCDHYLGRVLDEMDRLNLWKDTLLIVNTDHGFLLGEHDWWGKCRMPFYNEIANTPLFIWDPRSKIRGERRKSLIQTIDLPATILDYFGLPLPKDMQGKPLRETIVSDTPVREAGLFGLHGAHVNCTDGRYVYMRGPANPDNSPLYNYTLMPTHMRRPFFIDELRGMEGLQLPFSFTKGCQTMKIKSGKAWVEEGELRTLLFDTHTDPSQKMPLHDPAIEETMTRQLVQCMKENDAPPEQFVRLGLEPAPR; encoded by the coding sequence ATGAAAGCCATCCTGCTGATGTTCGATTCGCTGAATCGTCACATGCTGCCGCCCTACGGTTGCGACTGGGTCCATGCGCCCAACTTCAAGCGGCTCGCGGAAAGAACCGCCACGTTCGACACCTCGTTTGTCGGCAGCATGCCCTGCATGCCTGCGCGGCGCGAGCTGCATACCGGCCGCTACAACTTCCTGCACCGGAGCTGGGGCCCCATCGAGCCGTTCGACGATTCCATGCCGGAAATCCTCAAGCAAAACGGCATCTGGAGCCACCTCGCCAGCGACCACTATCATTACTGGGAGGAAGGCGGATGCAACTACCATACCCGCTACAAGACCTGGGACATCTCGCGGGGTCAGGAAGGCGATCCATGGAAAGCCGACCTGAACCAGACCATCTTCAATCACAATCCGCACAAAGGGGGCGAATGGTGTTTTCAAGACTCCATCAACCGTCATTACATGGCAGAAGAGGAGCAGTTCCCGTTGGCCAAGACCGTCGCCATGGGTGTCGAGTTCATGCGCAGAAACGCCCGGCACGACCCGTGGTTCCTCCAGATCGAAACGTTTGATCCGCACGAGCCCTATTTTGTCCCTGAGCGCTTCAAGAAGCTCTACGACTATGACTTCACCCAATTCCAGAACGACTGGCCCGACTATTCGCCTGCCCGGGATGAACGCCTGTCCAAACATTACCAGATGGTCAATGCCGCGCTCATCTCCATGTGCGACCATTACCTCGGTCGTGTGCTGGACGAAATGGACCGCCTCAATCTCTGGAAAGACACGCTGCTCATCGTCAATACCGACCACGGCTTCCTGCTTGGCGAACATGACTGGTGGGGCAAATGCCGGATGCCATTCTACAATGAAATCGCCAACACCCCGCTCTTCATCTGGGATCCCCGCTCGAAGATCCGGGGCGAGCGTCGCAAGAGCCTGATTCAGACGATCGATCTGCCGGCGACGATCCTCGACTATTTCGGTCTGCCTCTGCCGAAAGACATGCAGGGAAAACCCCTTCGCGAGACCATCGTCAGCGACACGCCGGTGCGCGAGGCCGGACTCTTTGGGCTTCACGGCGCGCACGTGAACTGCACCGACGGCCGTTATGTCTATATGCGCGGCCCGGCCAACCCCGACAATTCCCCGCTCTACAACTACACGCTCATGCCCACACACATGCGCAGACCCTTCTTCATTGATGAACTCCGTGGTATGGAAGGATTGCAGTTGCCGTTCTCGTTCACCAAGGGTTGCCAGACCATGAAGATTAAAAGCGGCAAAGCCTGGGTGGAAGAGGGAGAGTTGAGAACCCTGCTGTTTGACACCCATACCGATCCGAGCCAGAAGATGCCCCTGCATGATCCGGCAATCGAGGAAACGATGACCCGACAGCTCGTCCAGTGCATGAAAGAAAACGACGCGCCGCCGGAGCAGTTCGTCCGCCTCGGATTGGAACCTGCGCCACGATGA
- a CDS encoding right-handed parallel beta-helix repeat-containing protein, giving the protein MIMDHWVTRSAGLSASLALGILLSLADAVHAEDYRISTQEQFLQASSRVYGPGDRVLLERGKRFLGQLRIKGKGLPGRPVIVDAFGEGAMPILDGNGLSDYQGVLQIDDTGQIEVGNLEITNAFGTKTKSHGILVQDNSGEKHSHIYIRNCYVHHITSDDSNCSAESGDKNLGGIRLAAKNGTLWDDVLVENNRIEYAGRSGITTSSWNKPPPPGSKDKYNLDDTSDCITNLRIRKNRIAYASGDGIKMCGTYKGLCEYNVAHHCGYRDNAKPTEVSAGIWGGFKNIDCVFQYNEAYAHFPNGDAAGFDVDGWSKRTIIQYNYSHDNSGGFILSWHKHPDCIVRHNVSVNEKPFGSKNNNQGIAFENNTFYLGDGLKGTYAVWGETMRSNLLVATQGSFSTNKAKVVSVGDYYYTPKGKNPSGTGAEAKDPGFVNPCGATSPIGLANLGGFKLKADSPCPNVGADIDHILQYADPDKQR; this is encoded by the coding sequence ATGATTATGGACCATTGGGTAACACGATCCGCCGGCTTATCGGCGTCTCTGGCGCTGGGCATCCTCTTGTCGCTCGCCGACGCCGTTCACGCTGAGGACTACCGCATCTCCACCCAGGAACAATTCCTTCAGGCTTCCAGCAGAGTCTACGGCCCGGGAGACCGCGTGTTGCTGGAGCGCGGGAAACGGTTTCTGGGCCAACTCCGGATCAAGGGAAAGGGACTACCGGGCCGACCGGTGATCGTGGACGCCTTCGGCGAAGGGGCGATGCCGATTCTGGATGGCAATGGGCTCAGCGACTACCAAGGGGTGCTGCAGATTGACGATACCGGGCAGATCGAAGTCGGTAATCTGGAAATCACCAACGCCTTTGGTACGAAAACAAAAAGCCACGGCATTCTGGTTCAGGACAACAGCGGCGAGAAACACAGCCACATCTACATCCGGAATTGCTACGTGCACCACATTACCAGCGACGACAGTAATTGCTCCGCCGAGTCTGGCGACAAGAACCTGGGCGGCATCCGCCTGGCCGCCAAAAACGGCACGCTGTGGGACGACGTCCTGGTCGAAAACAACCGGATCGAGTATGCCGGCCGTAGCGGCATCACCACGTCCAGTTGGAACAAACCGCCGCCGCCCGGCAGCAAGGACAAATACAACCTGGATGACACCTCGGATTGTATCACCAACCTTCGCATCCGGAAGAACCGGATCGCCTACGCCTCCGGAGACGGCATCAAGATGTGCGGAACCTATAAGGGGCTTTGTGAATACAACGTGGCGCATCACTGTGGCTATCGGGATAATGCCAAGCCCACGGAGGTTTCGGCGGGGATCTGGGGCGGATTTAAAAACATTGATTGCGTGTTCCAGTACAACGAAGCCTACGCGCATTTTCCGAACGGCGATGCAGCGGGCTTCGACGTGGACGGCTGGTCGAAGAGAACCATCATCCAGTACAACTACAGCCACGACAACAGCGGCGGTTTCATTCTGAGTTGGCATAAGCACCCGGATTGTATCGTGCGCCATAATGTAAGCGTCAACGAAAAGCCGTTTGGCAGCAAAAATAACAATCAAGGCATCGCTTTTGAAAACAACACCTTCTATCTAGGTGACGGCCTGAAAGGAACCTACGCGGTTTGGGGGGAGACGATGCGAAGCAATCTGCTCGTGGCCACTCAAGGCAGTTTCTCTACAAACAAGGCCAAAGTCGTGAGCGTGGGCGACTACTACTATACCCCCAAGGGAAAGAACCCGTCCGGAACCGGCGCGGAGGCGAAGGATCCGGGCTTCGTCAATCCCTGCGGCGCAACATCGCCCATCGGACTGGCGAACCTTGGCGGGTTCAAGCTCAAGGCGGATTCTCCCTGCCCCAACGTCGGGGCTGATATTGATCACATTCTGCAGTACGCCGATCCGGATAAGCAGCGATAG